gcaacctccacctcctgggttcaagcgataatcccacctcagcctcccaagtagctgggactgcaggcatatgccaccatgcctggctaatttttgtatttttagcagagatagggtttcaccattttggccaggttggtcttgaactcctgacctcaagtgatccatccacttcagcttcccaaagtgtagggagggcagtgcaggtgtaagccaccactcctggccccctAGACAAGGGCCTCTCCCCAGGACACCCTATCTGATACTGAGACTTTCAAAACCATGTCTAGCATCACAGCATCCATATTCCTGCCCAGACTACCTGAGCTCCAGGCTCCCTCAGCATCCCCCTTGGAGACCAACAGTCCTCTCCAGCTTTCCTCCCGATCCTCCCAGGCACTCAGGCCCCAAATCTGGGAGTCCTTCCCATCCCTGTCCCTTCCTCCCATGACCTCTGTGgcctcctctcccacctcccccatCTCTGCTCATTTCTCCAGCCACCCTGGCTCCCTTGTGCTGAGCTTATTCTCCCTGCCCTGGGCCCTCTGCCCTCACTGTCCTCTgcacctggaatgctcttccccaatTCATTCAGGGCccattctctccctttttttggGTTTCAGCACAAATATCACCGTTTTCTAGAAGCTTTCCCTAACCCTCCTCCCTAAGAACTCACGATCCCTGCCCCCATAGCCCTTCTTATGGCTCGGAAATCAtttagttatttgtttatgtattgtctccttatattagtctgttttgcgttgctataaaggaatacccgaggctgcataatttacaaagaaaagaggtttatctggctcacggttctgcaggctgtgcaagaagcgtggcaccagcatctgcttggcttctgtggaggcctcaggaagcttttactcaaggcaggaggcaaaggggaagcaggcacatcacgTGGCAagagagggaacaagagagagaggGCCCAAACAGCCATCTCTCGTGTGAACTATTAGAGTGAGGACTCACTCATTGCCTCGGGtaaccaagccattcatgagggatttgccTCCATGACCttaacacctcccaccaggccctgtcgccaacactggggatcacatttcttccatttcttctcttttcttttttttctttttttttttttttttttttttgagacagtgtcttgctctgttgcctaggctggagtaatctcagctcactacaacctctgcttccccggttcaagtgattcttctgcctcaccctcccaaatacagggattacaggcatgtgccaccacgcccggctatttttttgtattttagtagagacggggtttcaccatgttggccaggctggtctcaaactcctggcctcaagtgatccacccgccttggcctcccaaagtgccagaattacaggcatgaaccaccatgcctggccggggatcacatttcaacatgagatttcgaagggacaaatatccaaactgtatcatcCCCCCATCAGAATGTCAGCTCCAAGAGAGCAGGACCATATCCATCTTGTTCATGCTGTGTCCAtaactcagtgcctggcacacagtagatgctcaatacatatttgttggttgcatgggtgggtgggtggatagatggatggatgaaggccTCTTTGGTTTTCCCACTTCCTTTCAGCACCACCTGACCTCCTTATGCTGCCCTCTCTGCCTCTGGCCTGTATGTGTCAGGGActacattcattcactcattcagcatAGATCCACTGAGCATCTCTGTGTAGCAAAGATACTGAAGTGACTGAGATCCCCTCAGCTCTGACCCTCACAGAGCCTCAGGTCTCGGATATAAAATATACCTTGATCAGTGCTGGGAGGGTATACAGGGGATCTGAGCTATCTGGGAGGTAATCAGGGAGAGTTTCCAGGAGGAGGTGATGTCTAAGTGCAGCAGTGTTGCACCAACAGACCTGGGTCCCTATCCTGCCTACCTTTGACAGGCTGTGTGAGGGGATCTTGAGGCTTCCCTGATTCTCACTGAGCCTCAGGTTCCACACTGTCAAATGCAGCAACAATCCCAGCAAGGCCTAGAACATGGCAGCATGTGGGTAGGTAAAGGATTGGCTGGAGGAGAAGATTCCATTTGCACACACTGATTTAATTAGTCGAGGTAGCCCCCAAGGCAGGGCCAGCACAGCTAACCTCAGAGAGCACTTCAGAGTGTGATCCTCAGGCCTCTTACCAtccaggttcaaatcccaccACCTACCAGTTGTGCAGTCTGGAGCTTCAAGGCTCGGTGCCTTAGTTTCCCCACCTGTGGAATGGGATATAATAGCTCCTGTCTCTTAGAGACACTGTGGGGATTAAAACAGGTAGGACACATCAGGCCTTTAGGacaaggcctggcacacagttaACACTGAGAGTGCGCCTCTAACATGATTTTATCCATTCTCAGCGCAGCTTCCCTGGGGGAATTCCAACAATGGCTTTCGTCTGAGAACCACATTCACAGATTGATTTCCGCAATTCCCTGATGCCTTCCCCTACCCTGCTCCAATTGGGAGCACTAAGCCTGGGTCATTGCCCATTGTGCACTGTGGGAGCCAGGCGGTAACCATGGCAACAGACAGAAACTGTTACCATTTATTGATtggattcatattttttaaatctaaagaaTTTACacgtggctgggcgtggtggctcacgcctgtaatcccagcactttgggaggccgaggcgggcagatcatgaggtcaagagatggagaccatcctagccaacatggtgaaaccccatctctactaaaaattcaaaaattagctgggcatggtggcgcatgcctgtagtctcagctactcgggaggctgaggcaggagaatcgcttaaacctgggaggcagaggttgcagtgagccgagatcacgccattgcactccagcctggtgacagagcgaaactccgtctaggaaaaaaaagaaaaaagaatttacatgCAATAAAGCCTCACTGAATCCTCATCACAGCCCGTCTGTGAGGCAGGCCCCTGGTCAATTGAGACCTTACAGATGAGGccactgaggctcacagaggtgaAGCAATAgaccccaggtcacacagctcacaCAGAGCAAAGCTGGAAGAAGCACTTGGTCTCCTGCTTGCTTACCCCTTGCAGCCCACACCCCACCATTCGGCCTTCCAGCTCTTCATGCTCCTCTCAGGCCCTGGGGGAGGTGGGGACAAGGGTTCCTGcatgaatgatggtttccatttaTCTCCCAACCACCTCCCCATTCTGTACATCCCACTCCAAGGTAAGAGCTGGGGAAGTGTTGGATGGGCGTGGACTGTCACTGTCACCTGCAGGGACTGGAACTGTGTCGTGTGGTGGCCGTGCACGTGGAGAACCTGCTCAGTGCCCGTGAGAAGCGGCTCACATTGCCCCCCAGTGAGATCACCCTGCTCtgacccagcccccagccctccaGTACCTTCTGCCAGAAGACTCACTATGTGGCCTCAAGAGAAGTCACTGGACCTCTCAGGATCAATGACCCCTGTAAGGGGCCAGAGCCTTGGAGGACACtaaggaggcaggaggagcaaCTCAAATCCCCAAGAACACAAGAAGACCCATCCTGAATTGGGATGGAATGGCAGCATGCAGACTTGGGTCAGATAGCAGGAGGAACTTTAAAAAGTCTGGCCCACTGTGCAGTGGAGCAGAAGGCAGGACCATGAGGCCTCCTGCCATGTACCCATTGCAGACCCTGCCCCTAACTCCTGCCTATGACACAGAAGCCCCACACCAGTTGCCTAGATGAACTGGACTCTGCCTTTGGTTTACTCAGGGTCTGATGTTGGAATCTGCTCCAACTCCACATACCAGCCCCTACATGTCCTCCTAAGGGGCCCCTCCTTGTGCTGCCAGTCAGCCTGGATTTCTGGTCTTTGGTTATTTCTGTGCAAACAAAAGGTGTGCCTGGCAGCCATTTCTCCATGGAGTTGCTAAGTGGCTGGAAAACAAGCctgagggaggaggcaggagttGGAGTTACCTTAGACCCCCGATTCACTGCCTATGAACAGACCATTCCCCACTCCTTGGGTATCCCCAACCCCAGAACCCCATCACTTGATGGGCCACACAAGTTTGAGTGTGGTACAAGGGAGAAGTTTGGGAAAAGCCTTCTTGGAAAATGGGACATTAGCATTGAGTTTTGAaagatgagtaggagtttgctAAGAATAGATGGAAGACAGCGGGATAAACATTGCAGAGAAAATCGTGTTTGTTCCCTGCCATATCTTTCAGAACCTAGGAGGATGCCTAACAGAGAGtaagcacttaaaaaatatttgtcatatgaatgaaaaaataaacgaATGAATGTTGACAGAAAGTGCTGGTGCTTTGGGGAGCTTATGCGGAACAGAGAACACTTGGGCAAACTAGATAGGTAGATGGGGGCATAGCTGCAAGATCCATGGCAGCAGAGAAAGGATTTATCTACTTATTCAGCCATTCAATAGCTATTAAATACCTACTGTGAATGAGGCAAATACCAGGCACTGGCAGTTAACCACAGTCAAATCACCGCAAACTAGGATAAGACCTGTAAGTGGGAGTTAGctagggaaagaggagagagaacaaCATATGCAGGGGCCCTGAGGTGCACATTACTTGTAGCAGGATCTGAGACTGAAGAGGCTGGCAAAGATGGTTTGGATAGGGCATCTGGGCTACATTAAGAATTTAGGatttctgggccgggtgcagtggctcacgtctgtaatcccagcactttgggaggctgaggcaggcggattgcctgagctcagcagtttgagaccagcctgggcaacacggtgaaacccagtttctactaaaatatgaataatatacAGGGGCagcgtgctcctgtaatcccagctactcaggaagctgaggcaggagaatcgcttgaacctgggaggcagaggttgcagtgagccaagatcatgccactgcactccagcctgggagacagagtgagactccatctccaaaaaaaaaagaatttaggatttctgggccaggcatggtgactaacacttgtaatcccagtactttgggaggctgaggccagtggatcacttgagctcaggagtttgagagcagtctgaccaacatggtgaaacctctcctctactaaaaatacaaaaattagccggacatggtggcatgcacctgtaatcccagctactcaggaggctgaggcacaagagtcacttgcacccaggaggcgggggttgcagcgagtcgagatcacgacaccgtactccagcctgggcgacagagtgagagtcggtctcaaaaaaaaaaaaaaatttaggattTCATCCCAAGAGCCATGAGGAGCCTTCAAAGGTTTTCCAGAGGGGGAAAGGGAGGCGCAACCTGCACAGATTGTACTTCGTAAAAGCCATTCTGACCACTGAACAGTGAGTGAATGTAGGAGTTGGGGAGACCAGAGAGGGCTGCTGCAGTGTTAGCTGGAAAACTTGTCATGGATTctagtggtggtgatgggtggGGAGAAGTTGGTAACTGGGGAGAGATTAGAAGGCCCAGCTGGCAGGACTAGGGGGTCAATCAGACCATCCTAGGATGGGGAGGCTCAAGAGCCCCTGATACAAATGCCACAGGGCTGTCCTGCTTTTCACCACTGCCTTGGGTTGGCTTTCCCCAGCAGCGGACCCCAAGGTGAGGAAAGTAAGGAACTCACCAGAAAGAGTGTGGTGTCAATCAAGTTACCACTGCGCAGGGGCCATGCCTGGTGGCAGCTCACTTAACCCCTAGGGTTCTGCCTGCGGTGCTGATGCTCAGTATAGGGACCCCCAAAACAGAGCACAGTGGGCTCCAACATGAGGCAGCCCTGAGGCCTGCTCTTTGCCCCTCATTTCTCATTGTTGTGAGATCATACATGGTGTGTGTGAGGGGGAGGGGGTGTCAGGCTAATTCTTTTGCCCCAAAACCTTTTCCCTAGTTAAGCTAAACTATGAGGCTCAGGAAGGGATGATGTGGCAGAGTGAAAACGAGGGGGCCCTTTTGGTTTTCAGAATACAACTGGGGCCTCCCACACAGACTACAAGCGGCTTCTTGGAAGTAGATCATCCAGGTTGAGCCAAAATGTGAATCACCTCTTCTCTAGGTTGACACAGCCTCTCCCACCCCGGACACTGCACTGGAAGCTTCCGTGTTCCTCCCTGATTGCTCTTGAGCTAGGACTCTCCCCTCTCGGAGCCCCGGTGAGGGACAGCAGATTCTGGAACCAGGCAGCCTGGGTTTGAATCATCACTAGGCCACATACTCGctgtatggccttgggcaagtcatttcacttctctgggcctgtttccctATATAtacaatggtaataataataatgccctcCTCATTGAAGTGTTTGGACGATTAATTGGGCTAGTATATGTACaggtcctggcacatagtaaaaacTTGATaagcttttgaaaaaaatgtccattccaggctgggcgcggtgacttacgcctgtaatcccagcactttgggaggccgaggcaggaggatcttgtGCCCAGTAGTTCCAAGACCaatttgggcaacatggtgaaaccccatctctactaaaaacagaaaaattagcgggatgtggtggtgcatgcctgtagtttcagctactcaggaggctgaggtgtgggaggatgtcttgaacccgggaggtcaaggttgcagtcagccgagatcgagatcgtgccgctgcacttcagcctgggcaacagagactctgttaaaaaaagaattaggagggggagggggagacggGTGATAAGGAACTGTTATTCCAGGTGGCGgaaacagcctgggcaaaggcCAGGAGGTGAGACACAGTATGTTTGTAGACCTGGCTTACAGCATGAGGACCCGGCTGGGGCCCAGTGTACATGGAAACAGAGGAGAGGAGGAGCCAAGGCCAGAAGAGTCTTGAAGAAAAGCTTTGAGCGCCAAATAAAGCAGGGGAACTTTATCCTGGGGAGACATGGGAGATTTTCCAGCAGATCCCCCGCCCCCCATTTGTTGGAGCCCTCCAGTGCATCCTGCACGGCCacgcctttttgttttgttttggagctctctcgcccaggccggagtgcagtggcgccacctcggctctctgcagcctcaatcccctgggctcaaggggatcctcccacctcagccttctgagtagctaggaccataggcgcgcgccaccacgcccagttcattttttaaaattttattgtagagatggggttgccatgttggccaggctggtctcaaactcctgggctcaagtgatccgcccgccttggcctcgcaaagtgctgggattacaggcgtgaggccccGCGCCCGGCAACGCCTTTGCTGACTGCTTCAAAACTTTTTTGAATTGACTGTAGGCATTATCTATAGCTTAGCCTTAGCCTTGCGCCCGTTCGTTTCCTGGAGTTTTCTTCCACCGTCCCCGTAGGAGGTGCCTCCACGCCCATCTCCAGCACCAAGGAGGCTCGACGCCAACCGCAGCGCGCCCCCGCGCTCGCCGTCACCGGGACGTGACTCGTGAAACGTCCGCtctgggcggcggcggcggcagccgcGGCAGGCTGGTTTGTACCCCGACAACGCAGCCGGACGTTCCTATCTGGGTTCAGAGCTGGGGCCGGGTGCTGCCGGTCCCGCACTTTGAGAAGTTTTCGCCGGTTTCAGAAGTTTCCTTAGGCATCCTAAGGGCTTTCCTCAGGGGGAGTCTCCATTCAGGCACTTATTTAGCCACCCATTTCTCCTTTAGGGGTCCTCGCTGCTCGCCCAGCCGCTAATTAAGTGACGGACGCAGTAGCCAAGGAGACTGCCTGATTGACACGCATGATTACCAACCGACTTCCGGAAACTCCAGTCAGGGCCTGACGGCGCGTGGCCCACGGCCCAATTAAAGAAGTGGAAGCGCCAAAGGGGGAGGTAACGGAGCGGCCTAGGTTGTGGCGGTTCCCTGGTGATTGCGCGCTGGGGTTGAGGCGTCTGCGGGTATTCGGACGATGCCGTGACGCGGCATGGCGACACTGTTGACAATATGAGCGCACCCCTGTAGAGGGAGCCCTTCGGTCCTGGAGGCGGCGCGGCGTGAAGACAGGTTGCTATTTGAGAGCGTTCCCTTGAAGCCCCTCAGAGAGTGGGGGAGGGGCGGCGGACGGCGAGCGGTCCCTGTCTGCGCTTGCGCCGGCGCCTCTGCCGACCCGGCCTGCACGCACGCGCATGCCCGTAGCGCGCGGAGCCGCGGTGGCCGGCAGCACTGCGCGTGCGCGGTGAGGAGCCCGCTAAGGAGCGGCTTGCTGGCGGACGTTGGGCTGGCGGCCCGTGACGTCGTGAGGAGAGCTTTAAAGTGCGGGCCGGGCCGGGCGTCCAAGGGTCTGGTCGCGAGTCGAGCCGCGTCTCCGCAGCAGCCCTCCGCGGCATGAGGCGCTGCCGGCGCCCCTGCCCCGCGGGACGtggagaaggtggaggaggaagaagccCCGTTGTCGCCACCATTGCATGACCCGCCGCTCCTGAGGCCCTACACCACGCCCGGACCCTCGACGCCCCCCGCCGGGTCCCCCACTCACGCATGGGGGTTCGGCGCTAAGGACACCCCTCCCTCCGGGGGCCTCGGGGCGCGTCCCCTTAGAGCCATGCCCGGCTGCCCCGCCCGCCCCGGAGGACCCTAGAGCAGCGTCGCGGGGGCCATGGCGGCCGCCAGCGGCTACACGGACCTGCGTGAGAAGCTCAAGTCCATGACGTCCCGGGACAACTATAAGGCGGGCAGCCGGGAGGCCGCCGCTGCTGCCGCAGCCGCGGTAGCCGCCGCAGCCgcagccgccgctgccgccgAACCTTACCCTGTGTCCGGGGCCAAGCGCAAGTATCAGGAGGACTCGGACCCCGAGCGCAGCGACTATGAGGAGCAGCAGctgcagaaggaggaggaggcgcGCAAGGTGAAGAGCGGCATCCGCCAGATGCGCCTCTTCAGCCAGGACGAGTGCGCCAAGATCGAGGCCCGCATTGACGAGGTGGTGTCCCGCGCTGAGAAGGGCCTGTACAACGAGCATACGGTGGACCGGGCCCCACTGCGCAACAAGTACTTCTTCGGCGAAGGCTACACTTACGGCGCCCAGCTGCAGAAGCGCGGGCCCGGccaggagcgcctctacccgccGGGCGACGTGGACGAGATCCCCGAGTGGGTGCACCAGCTGGTGATCCAAAAGCTGGTGGAGCACCGCGTCATCCCCGAGGGCTTCGTTAACAGCGCCGTCATCAACGACTACCAGCCCGGCGGCTGCATCGTGTCTCACGTGGACCCCATCCACATCTTCGAGCGCCCCATCGTGTCCGTGTCCTTCTTTAGCGACTCTGCGCTGTGCTTCGGCTGCAAGTTCCAGTTCAAGCCTATTCGGGTGTCGGAACCAGTGCTTTCCCTGCCGGTGCGCAGGGGAAGCGTGACTGTGCTCAGGTAACCCACCCGGGTGGAGGGGGCGGCCCTGCGCCTGCTGCCTTAGCTACCCACCCTGCCCCAGAAAGCAGCAGCCCGTAGGAGTCCGCGTTTTTTACAGTTCTGACCAGTTCTTCTGTTTGTAGGTTGTAGGGAGCGAGAGAAGGGTTCTGTGTTTAAGATACCTATAACAAGAAAATAGGGAACCGATGTGGAAATCCTGTCCCCGAAGGCAGGTTTGACGGGATCACTGACTTGACTGAGAATTCATCGAAAGCCATCTTTTCAGAAGGCTGttccctttgattttttttttttccccaccaccCATTTCTTAGCATAAGTCCCtttgtgatttttcagttttccGTTCTGGCCTTCCATTTACAAAtctatgctttaaaaatgttttttgaatttaTCTTAAAAGTCTTTCTTGTTCTGCCATTTTTGGATTCCTTAACAGAGAAAGTAGTCACAGGCAAAGGCCCCAGAGATTATTTAATTGAAGCACATTCTCCATTCCCAGGAGGGGGAGTGACTTCCCTGGAGttgaacagattagtggttgggCCAGGAATACAGAGCAGCACACTCTTAAAATTATTCCCTCCTGGCTGCGGAAGAGCCCATCAGTTCTTTGTAAGAACGTGTTACCTGTAGTCAGGACTGAATACAACAGAATACAGCTGGTCTCTTCACCGGCCTTAGAGTTGCGTGAGCAGCAGAACTTAGGCTTTTGGCCTATATTCGGTTCCCAGATCCTGCTGAGAATTAGCTCAGTGCCCTGGCCCCCAGAGGAGATTGCCAGTGGGAACACCTTTGCTGTTTACGTGAAGTGAAAATTTATTTGGAAGCTGCCTCCTTCCAGTCCTGAGGAAGGTAAACCTAGTAATGTAATTCAGTAATCCCCAAAACCTCTTAGGTCTAGACCGCAGCTGTTCTCAGAGCAGCATGGTTGACCACCACCAAATACAAGATGAGGACACACTGGGCTTTTGTCGTGAGCAGCCCAGGTTCTGAAGTGAGTCAGTAGGGCCAAAGTCATGAGGAGAAGCAGGGTCCCTCGAGCCCTCTTCATATTATGAGAGCAGGTCATCTGTTTCATTTGAGTCGAACAGCTGAGGCTGCTTCCATGTTGGGGATGGCAGCAGAGCCTTGTGATGTCCAGGACCTCCTGATGGGAAAGTCTGGGAAGTCAGTAGTAGCAGAAGCGATACTTTGGCTCCTTAGGCATCTGAAACTTAGAGGACAGCCTACCTGTCAGGTGCCTTCTTATCATGGGCTTCTGAGCTTCTCAGATGTCCATGGCGCTCCTAGATGGATGTCTTGGCAAAATGCTTTAAGATGGGATTTCCAGGACACACTCTCCCAGGGTGCTCGCTGTGTAAGGCAGGTTGGGGTCTGACCCCATTGACGGGTTCTCAGTACTAAAATTACCTCACATAAGGACCATTTGGTCTCTTAGTGGGCTATTAATTTTCTGCGTAGTCATTGGCCCTCAGGGTGGTTGTCAGGAGGTCTAGTAGTGGTCTGGTGCTTAATGAGGGGATCACAAggcatttttttggttttggaacTACTCCTCTCCTTAACACATGTCCACCCTGTATTTAAGAACAGAAGTTTCGAGTTCTTAGTACGCAGGTCTGTTAGTGATCAGCAACAGGATTGCATCATCAGGAAAATTCTCTTCATCTTTTCCTCAGAATAGTAAAGTCCTAAAGCTTTCCCAGTCCCTGTCAACCCTTTCTGGATTCAGACTTGGCTGTGGAGTTAGTGTGGGAGGCTCAGCCATGTCCTGAAAAGTGCTGCCCCAGGCTTTGAATCCAGCTTTTCTCTCATTTGCTTTGGGATCTTGTAGGCGTTCTCTGAGCTGGCTTTCCCATCTGTAAGTGGGGATGATGCCAACTTCCGAAGCCTATTAGAATTAAATGTGGTGATTTGTTGTCTAAGATAGGGCCTGGCATGGGGTAGGTACTTAAATGGGTGCTTGCTTTCATATATAACCACTCAGTGATCCCGTGCTCTCTCACTGGGGAAGGAACTAGGGATTTGGTGGAGCCCGAAACATGACAGTTTCCCTTCATGTAGTTCAAGCCCCATGGAGGCCTCAGACAGGAGGGTAAGTTATAGCCCAAGAAGGTAACTTCAGAAGCACACTGAAGGGGGACGTCTTTTCCACTTTAGAGTGTTGGAAGTTTAGGGGAGGAAATGAACTGGAATGTGAAAAGTGACTAGGAATGAGCCAAGCAGAGAAAGGTGTAGAAAGACACAACAGCAGTGTCTTTGGCTGCAGTAGCAGGAGTAGCCATAGGTAAGAGGAGGTAGATGTTGATGGGAGGCAGGTGGAGTTCATTAGTAGAGACTGTGGTTGCGGATGCTCTGGTGAACTCTAGATCAGGGCTTCTCAACAGTGCCATTGTTATTCAGGGCTCGATAATGCTTCATTGTTGGGGCTGTTCGTGCATTGTAGActgtttagcagcattcctggctTCTGTCTTCTAGGTGCCAATAGTGTTTTTTATGACAACCAGGAAGTGTCCAGACACTGGCAAATGCCGAGGCAGGGGAAGTACAGAATCCTTAGTTGAGAGTCACTGCTGTAGGGTCTGGACCATTTCACTAATTAAATCTTCTTGCACCTGCTAACTTAGCTTACCTGGTATGCAGGTGGGTGAACACCTGCCTATTAGTAGTGCCCCTCATCAAATCCTGCATATAAACTGGTAAGAAGTGGTGCTTTCTCTTGTCCTGGTACAGATCCTAGCCCAGAGGTGATGAGCAGTTAAAGCTGCAGATTGGAAGGGAGGGGCTGGTGAAAACAGTGGTGCGGTGCAGATGGGGAGGGATTCTAGTAGTAGGCATCTTAGTCAGACTTCAGTTGGTGATGGTGGCAATGGTGTCTGTACTCCTCCAAGACCGCATGGCaagaatacaattttatatttaatagtgATCAGCATGGATGTTGGTGCGTCACAAACATTGACTGAGCAGTGTCTAAACCTGGGCATTTAGAGCAAGGCCTCACAGAATCTTCTGGAAGTGCTTCAAACTCCTTTCCAAACCTAGTTGTCAGTTGTTTTTTGTAACCTTCCCATGTTAGGCTTGGGTGGATCCCCTCTTAAGGCTGTTCTTTagggaaatattttttatcttcatATCACTTTATCTGTCATTCATTCTCCTATTCCCTGTTGGCTGCATGGGGCAGATTAAAACAGACTCCGATTGGACTAATTAGAATAATTACTTCAAGGCTAATTGCTTACTTGCTGCTATCTTTAATCACTGCTACATGGTCCATGGTGTGGTGGCCACATGCCCAGAGACCCAGGCCTAGGCCAGCCGTCTGGAAATGACTGTGTATCACCCAGGCACTGGTCATGCACTGGTGAGCCCAGCCTGTGACTCTTCCAGTTAACAGTTGGTGTTGGGTGGAGTGGGCACCCCTGTCAGTTCTGGGATAGTCTGATCTTGTTCAGCTGGTTGAAAGCAAAATTTAGCTTTCTGGCTTAAAATAGTTGGGAAAGTAGGGCAGATAGGTCCTGGGCCACATCTCTTGTGTGGACTCTTCTGATTTCACTGGAGGGGGAGGAACCACAGGATGAAGTCAGGGCTGTGCACAGTCAGGAGGAGCTCTGGGCCAGGGAGGTTGGCTGCCCTTGCTGCTGCCAAAGCCTGACAAGGCAGAGGGCAGTAAAAGAAAGGAAGCTAACAGGGAACCATGGTGTTAATCAAGAAGCTCAGAGCAAGCAGAGAATAAATAGGCCATAAAAATTTCAGagctggccaggctcagtggctcacgcctgtaatccaagcactttgggaggccaaggtggacggatcatgaggt
The window above is part of the Symphalangus syndactylus isolate Jambi chromosome 14, NHGRI_mSymSyn1-v2.1_pri, whole genome shotgun sequence genome. Proteins encoded here:
- the ALKBH5 gene encoding RNA demethylase ALKBH5 is translated as MAAASGYTDLREKLKSMTSRDNYKAGSREAAAAAAAAVAAAAAAAAAAEPYPVSGAKRKYQEDSDPERSDYEEQQLQKEEEARKVKSGIRQMRLFSQDECAKIEARIDEVVSRAEKGLYNEHTVDRAPLRNKYFFGEGYTYGAQLQKRGPGQERLYPPGDVDEIPEWVHQLVIQKLVEHRVIPEGFVNSAVINDYQPGGCIVSHVDPIHIFERPIVSVSFFSDSALCFGCKFQFKPIRVSEPVLSLPVRRGSVTVLSGYAADEITHCIRPQDIKERRAVIILRKTRLDAPRLETKSLSSSVLPPSYASDRLSGNNRDPALKPKRSHRKADPDAAHRPRILEMDKEENRRSVLLPTHRRRGSFSSENYWRKSYESSEDCSEAAGSPARKVKMRRH